From Staphylothermus hellenicus DSM 12710, a single genomic window includes:
- a CDS encoding OB-fold nucleic acid binding domain-containing protein, with amino-acid sequence MSEKSDIINSSSSPKKNIIDLKDGEEGVHITARVLETSPPKVIQTRKGPRTISNAVLGDETGRVNATLWGSKAGTLEEDKVVDIKGAWTTSYRGKVQINIGRSTEVSEVDYKEVPSAEEIPEDQPTAPNTRGFGSRRRGFYRQGRGIYRRK; translated from the coding sequence ATGTCCGAAAAGTCAGATATAATAAATTCCTCATCTTCTCCTAAGAAAAACATTATAGATCTAAAAGATGGTGAAGAAGGAGTACATATAACTGCTAGAGTACTAGAAACATCTCCGCCCAAAGTAATCCAGACAAGGAAAGGGCCTAGAACAATTAGTAATGCTGTGCTTGGAGATGAAACAGGCAGAGTAAATGCAACACTATGGGGTAGTAAAGCTGGGACTCTTGAAGAAGACAAAGTTGTAGATATAAAAGGTGCTTGGACAACTAGTTATCGTGGAAAAGTCCAGATCAATATTGGGAGGAGTACTGAGGTTAGCGAAGTAGACTATAAAGAAGTTCCTTCAGCAGAAGAAATACCCGAAGATCAACCAACAGCACCTAATACAAGAGGATTTGGTTCACGTAGGCGAGGATTCTATAGGCAGGGAAGAGGCATTTATAGGCGAAAATAA
- a CDS encoding GIY-YIG nuclease family protein, protein MSKYDIPKSKGYYVLFIKVGKTCRITTRSGRIFNIKPGIYIYLGSALGKGGLYSRIMRHLGKRKKLFWHIDYLLTCRQAEIIDYLIIECSRNKCFDYESFLSRTLTNVLEPIKGFGCSDKPKDLSHLFYCGKTIQKCKSIIEEIITKINPT, encoded by the coding sequence ATGAGTAAATACGATATCCCGAAAAGTAAAGGATACTATGTTTTATTCATAAAAGTGGGAAAAACATGTAGAATAACTACTAGGAGCGGGAGAATATTCAATATAAAACCAGGCATCTACATATATTTAGGTTCAGCTCTTGGAAAAGGCGGATTATATTCTAGAATAATGAGGCATCTTGGAAAAAGAAAGAAACTGTTTTGGCACATAGATTATCTGCTAACATGTAGACAGGCCGAGATCATAGATTATTTAATAATAGAATGCTCCAGAAATAAATGCTTCGACTATGAATCATTCCTATCAAGAACCCTAACCAACGTATTAGAACCAATAAAAGGTTTTGGCTGCAGCGACAAGCCCAAAGACCTTTCCCACCTCTTCTACTGTGGAAAAACCATTCAAAAATGTAAGTCTATAATAGAAGAAATAATAACAAAGATCAATCCTACATAG
- a CDS encoding RsmB/NOP family class I SAM-dependent RNA methyltransferase, with product MVKHQRIPSIDNILRDIYIEPSIVSRKLASKYRYLPYMIERYIKILGINETIDLLNTFEKPLKPVVRTNTLLIDEDTLYERLNQLGFKLERINWSRESFRVASAPKSPSIGATHEYLKGYYYVHRDSASLVPVKLLMHEFEGDVLDACAAPGGKATYIAQILNNKYEVLANDLVLYRLKALIGHVARMRIKDIVVTWSDARKLPILIDKRYGRVLLDVPCSGEGTIMFDQGRKTRTSLKDLARIARRETEILLSGIDMLEENGILAYVTCSIAPEENEYVVAKVLEMRDDVEIVKPPLKLFDWSPWLKSYLGMDFPDEFRYCIRIWPHIHGMIGLTTCLLRRIK from the coding sequence TTGGTAAAACACCAACGTATACCATCCATTGATAATATTCTTAGAGATATATACATTGAACCAAGTATTGTTTCTAGAAAACTTGCAAGTAAATACAGGTACTTACCATATATGATCGAGAGATATATTAAGATCCTTGGAATCAATGAAACAATAGATCTTCTAAACACGTTCGAGAAACCTTTGAAACCGGTAGTAAGAACCAATACGTTACTAATAGATGAGGATACATTATATGAGAGACTCAACCAATTAGGGTTTAAACTTGAAAGAATAAATTGGAGCAGAGAGTCTTTTAGAGTAGCGTCAGCTCCTAAATCGCCAAGCATAGGTGCTACACACGAGTATTTAAAGGGATACTATTATGTTCACCGAGACTCAGCTAGTCTCGTACCAGTAAAGTTGTTAATGCATGAGTTTGAGGGAGATGTTCTAGATGCATGCGCTGCTCCTGGAGGAAAAGCCACGTATATAGCACAAATACTTAATAACAAGTATGAAGTCCTTGCAAATGATCTAGTACTTTATCGTTTAAAAGCATTAATTGGACATGTTGCTAGAATGAGAATAAAAGACATAGTTGTTACATGGTCTGATGCAAGAAAACTACCGATCCTTATTGATAAACGATATGGTAGAGTACTACTTGATGTTCCATGTAGTGGAGAAGGAACAATAATGTTTGATCAAGGACGTAAAACTAGGACTTCCCTGAAAGACTTAGCGAGAATAGCTAGGAGAGAAACCGAGATCTTATTATCAGGAATAGATATGCTCGAGGAAAACGGTATCCTAGCATATGTTACCTGTAGCATAGCGCCTGAGGAAAACGAATATGTTGTTGCAAAAGTATTAGAGATGAGAGACGATGTTGAAATCGTTAAGCCACCCCTGAAATTGTTTGATTGGAGTCCTTGGCTTAAAAGTTATCTAGGAATGGATTTCCCTGACGAGTTTAGGTATTGTATTAGGATTTGGCCACATATTCATGGTATGATAGGTTTAACTACGTGCTTATTAAGGAGGATTAAATAA
- a CDS encoding cation:proton antiporter, with translation MIAEADAAELLLILSIIIIVAKLLEELISYYGYPPILGDILAGIILGPSVLGLITPEIIDYLDVIKWIGIISLLFLAGLETKFTQFMRSIRSSLLVAAGGIIGSFILGYLAGILAGLNSAQSIFLGTILTATSVGLTVKTLTDVGALGTMYFTVILGAAVLDDVGGLIVFGLAKATVTTGTAMIEELFLTAIIAISFYIITLFLLHKSSRFIWGLMRHISRLEDSIIAFLLGLTLIIAWATVEVNLSLVVGAYLVGLAFSEVKGVENVMRRFSLIPNIFASIFFVLSAASIDIKPYVTHIEYLGFIGIVLVAAFAGKILGCGLAAKLDKLDWKSSLFIGVGMLPRAEVALVVSALGKGYGVVTDSMIAATIFVIYVTSIVTPILLTSLWKRMATK, from the coding sequence GTGATAGCTGAAGCTGATGCAGCAGAATTATTACTAATATTATCCATTATTATTATTGTTGCAAAGCTCTTGGAAGAGCTAATTAGTTATTATGGTTATCCCCCTATTTTAGGAGATATTTTAGCAGGTATTATACTGGGCCCCTCAGTTCTCGGCTTAATAACTCCGGAAATTATTGATTACTTAGATGTTATAAAATGGATAGGGATTATAAGCCTATTATTCCTGGCAGGACTAGAAACCAAGTTTACGCAGTTCATGAGAAGTATAAGGAGTAGTTTACTAGTCGCAGCTGGCGGTATCATTGGTTCTTTCATACTAGGTTATCTTGCAGGCATTTTAGCCGGGCTAAACAGTGCTCAAAGCATTTTTCTGGGAACAATACTAACGGCCACTAGTGTCGGTCTAACTGTTAAGACATTGACAGATGTTGGAGCACTTGGAACAATGTATTTTACAGTAATTCTAGGTGCAGCTGTTCTTGACGATGTTGGTGGATTAATAGTTTTTGGCTTAGCAAAAGCCACGGTAACAACCGGAACTGCAATGATAGAGGAATTATTTTTAACAGCTATTATTGCAATATCATTCTATATTATTACGTTATTCTTGCTCCATAAAAGTTCTAGGTTTATCTGGGGGTTGATGAGACATATAAGTCGTTTAGAAGATTCAATCATCGCTTTCCTGCTGGGATTAACCCTTATTATTGCATGGGCCACTGTAGAAGTTAATTTAAGCCTTGTTGTCGGCGCGTACCTTGTAGGTTTAGCCTTCAGCGAGGTTAAAGGTGTTGAGAATGTTATGCGTAGATTTAGTTTGATACCTAATATATTTGCATCTATATTCTTCGTATTATCTGCCGCATCAATAGATATTAAACCATATGTTACTCATATAGAATATTTAGGCTTCATAGGCATAGTATTAGTAGCCGCATTCGCCGGCAAGATTCTAGGATGTGGATTAGCTGCTAAGCTCGATAAACTTGACTGGAAAAGCTCATTATTCATTGGTGTTGGAATGCTGCCTAGAGCTGAAGTCGCACTCGTAGTATCGGCTCTTGGGAAAGGATATGGTGTGGTTACTGATTCAATGATTGCTGCAACAATATTCGTAATATATGTTACTAGTATTGTAACACCTATATTATTAACTAGTTTATGGAAGAGGATGGCGACAAAATAA
- a CDS encoding acetyl-CoA carboxylase biotin carboxyl carrier protein subunit produces MGLLPRRYRVETYSGDMIVAEIIDNGKQEVIVKLPGLKGEIKARIKKIVDENTILVEINDKIYRVYMSGDGILINDEVSLINKIIELIPIGLKSSYSEKKITTIIRKGEIRAPLSGKIIDIKVKPGDKVSFGDVVALMESMKMVTEIKSDVDGIVEEVLIEKGKAVNKGTLIMRIKPLEKK; encoded by the coding sequence GTGGGCCTATTGCCTAGGAGATACCGTGTTGAAACATATAGTGGAGACATGATAGTTGCTGAAATAATCGATAATGGTAAACAAGAAGTCATAGTTAAGTTGCCGGGTTTGAAGGGAGAGATAAAGGCTAGAATAAAGAAGATAGTTGATGAAAACACTATTCTTGTAGAAATAAATGATAAAATATATAGAGTATATATGAGTGGGGATGGGATCCTAATAAACGATGAAGTATCTCTAATCAATAAAATAATTGAATTAATACCTATTGGGCTAAAATCAAGCTATTCAGAGAAAAAGATAACCACTATTATTAGGAAAGGAGAGATAAGAGCCCCATTATCAGGTAAAATCATTGATATAAAAGTTAAACCCGGAGATAAAGTATCATTTGGAGACGTTGTAGCTTTAATGGAGTCTATGAAAATGGTTACCGAGATCAAAAGTGACGTAGACGGTATAGTAGAGGAGGTACTTATAGAAAAGGGTAAAGCTGTAAATAAAGGTACATTGATTATGCGTATAAAACCATTAGAGAAGAAGTGA
- a CDS encoding YkgJ family cysteine cluster protein has product MLEFKCMLCGDICCNFQHINDCPLVFPWERRILLEIGERQGKKLVFKPYMGYKINNNRYTVVFYRWIINGKCPFLSEKGLCIIHDKKPYSCKMFPLIIGIDDNTLRVSGACPWITRHIEKIRNSDPSKIFRNEYKIAVKVFMIIKIIEEITRSNRWKRIIFTDKLLGQKDIILIDIDNIIGNIEKQWLR; this is encoded by the coding sequence ATGCTGGAATTTAAGTGTATGTTATGTGGGGATATATGCTGTAATTTTCAACATATAAATGATTGCCCCCTTGTTTTTCCTTGGGAAAGAAGAATTCTTCTTGAAATAGGTGAAAGACAAGGTAAGAAATTGGTATTTAAACCCTATATGGGCTATAAAATAAATAATAACAGATATACAGTTGTATTTTATCGATGGATAATTAATGGAAAATGCCCATTTCTATCAGAGAAAGGTTTATGCATAATACATGATAAGAAACCATATTCCTGTAAAATGTTCCCATTAATAATAGGTATTGATGATAATACATTAAGAGTAAGCGGTGCATGTCCATGGATTACTAGACATATTGAGAAAATAAGGAATAGTGATCCAAGCAAGATATTTAGGAACGAATATAAAATTGCTGTTAAAGTTTTCATGATAATAAAGATCATAGAGGAGATCACAAGATCTAATAGGTGGAAAAGAATAATCTTTACCGATAAACTACTTGGACAAAAAGATATTATTCTTATAGACATCGATAATATTATAGGTAATATTGAAAAACAATGGCTAAGATGA
- a CDS encoding PqqD family protein produces MYAENSNEQSEEKINANEMFNEIKTLKPLRQGVFLGEEDEKFYVAKSEKEAYELSALAYYVWLLCDGEHTVNEILERMSSDIKVEQSEVIEPLVLSLHSLSHAGLIRFA; encoded by the coding sequence ATGTATGCAGAGAACTCTAATGAGCAGTCTGAAGAAAAAATAAACGCTAACGAAATGTTTAACGAAATAAAGACGCTGAAGCCTCTTCGACAAGGAGTTTTCCTAGGTGAAGAAGATGAGAAATTCTATGTTGCTAAATCTGAGAAAGAAGCATACGAGCTATCTGCATTAGCATATTATGTATGGTTGCTATGCGATGGAGAACACACTGTTAACGAAATCCTTGAAAGAATGAGTAGCGATATAAAAGTAGAACAGTCAGAAGTTATAGAGCCATTAGTTCTATCCCTACATAGTCTATCTCATGCTGGCCTAATAAGATTCGCTTAA
- a CDS encoding DUF72 domain-containing protein produces MEIYVGTSGWMYDWNELGSFDWYVKYSGLNAVELNASFYRFPFRNQVLSWSRKGRNLRWSIKVHRSITHYRRLSESALSIWKKFYDLFSPLDKYVDFYLFQMPPNFVYKDRNMEKIKKFYEESGLEERFALEIRHPSWFNEYFINWCSKLGLTLVSIDAPIGTWIVNTNGIIYLRIHGKKYWYAYDYSWEELEELVEKMTRLKPYKIYVFFNNDHWMLSNARLMKQILEKQIRR; encoded by the coding sequence TTGGAAATATATGTTGGTACTTCAGGCTGGATGTATGATTGGAACGAACTAGGTAGTTTTGACTGGTATGTAAAGTATAGTGGGCTCAACGCTGTAGAGTTGAATGCTAGTTTCTACAGGTTTCCCTTTAGAAACCAAGTTCTTTCCTGGAGCCGTAAAGGCAGAAACCTTAGATGGAGCATTAAAGTTCATAGAAGTATTACGCATTATAGAAGGCTCTCCGAATCAGCTCTCAGTATCTGGAAGAAATTCTATGATTTATTCTCTCCCCTAGATAAATATGTGGATTTCTATCTTTTCCAGATGCCACCAAACTTTGTATATAAAGATAGGAATATGGAGAAAATTAAGAAGTTTTATGAAGAATCTGGTCTTGAGGAAAGATTTGCATTAGAAATAAGGCATCCTTCATGGTTTAACGAATACTTTATAAATTGGTGTTCAAAGCTGGGACTCACCCTTGTCTCCATAGATGCACCTATTGGAACATGGATCGTTAATACTAATGGAATAATCTATCTTAGAATACATGGTAAGAAATACTGGTATGCATACGATTACAGCTGGGAAGAATTAGAAGAGCTTGTTGAGAAAATGACCAGGTTAAAACCATATAAAATATATGTATTCTTCAACAATGATCATTGGATGCTAAGTAATGCTAGATTAATGAAGCAAATACTCGAAAAACAAATACGGAGATAA
- a CDS encoding acyl-CoA carboxylase subunit beta, with amino-acid sequence MNKKDIRDLIEEVKKYREKSILGGGTEKIEKQRKKGKLWVRDRIQRLLDPGSFEELQWMRVHRSTYFGLDKIKYYGDGVVTGYGRIDGRLVYIYAQDFSVMGGSIGESHADKIVRTINMAIETGAPVIGLYDSGGARIQEGVASLHGSGRIFAANVKASGVIPQISLILGPCAGAASYSPGLTDFIIMVRNAFMFITGPEVVKAATGVETTFTELGGAHIHSATSGVAHFVTDDEDNAFQLTRKLLSYLPNSFDEDPPYVKTSDPIDRRTDELYEIVPTDPMKPFDVREVITRILDDGDFLEVHRDYARSAVVGFGRIGGFTVGIVANQPMVNAGVIDIDASNKIARFVRFCDSFNIPIITFVDTPGFMPGIDQEHGGIIKHGAKILYAYSEATVPIITVIMRKAYGGAYIAMGSKSLGADIVYAWPTAEIAVMGPEGAVRILYRKEAAKQPNPKEYLEEKLVEYRKIFANPYRAAELGYVDDIIDPALTRLKIYKALEVLKTKKEEMLHIVPRKHGNIPL; translated from the coding sequence TTGAATAAAAAAGATATCAGAGACCTAATTGAAGAAGTCAAGAAATACCGTGAGAAATCAATACTTGGCGGAGGAACGGAGAAGATAGAAAAACAGAGGAAAAAAGGGAAGTTATGGGTTAGAGACAGGATACAGAGGCTTCTTGATCCAGGATCTTTTGAGGAGCTTCAATGGATGAGAGTACATCGTTCCACATATTTCGGACTAGATAAGATCAAATATTATGGAGACGGCGTAGTCACTGGCTATGGCAGAATAGATGGGAGACTAGTATATATTTATGCACAGGATTTCTCAGTAATGGGGGGAAGTATTGGTGAGTCACACGCGGATAAGATTGTTAGAACAATTAATATGGCTATTGAAACAGGAGCACCCGTGATCGGATTATATGATTCTGGAGGGGCAAGGATACAGGAGGGTGTAGCATCACTACATGGTAGTGGACGAATATTTGCAGCGAACGTTAAAGCTAGTGGAGTTATTCCACAAATAAGCTTAATACTTGGACCATGTGCTGGAGCAGCATCTTATAGTCCAGGATTAACGGATTTCATAATAATGGTTAGGAATGCATTCATGTTCATCACTGGTCCGGAGGTTGTTAAAGCGGCAACAGGTGTAGAAACAACATTTACGGAACTCGGAGGAGCACATATACACTCCGCTACAAGTGGTGTTGCTCATTTTGTAACCGATGATGAAGATAATGCTTTCCAGCTTACTAGGAAGTTGTTGTCTTATCTGCCAAATAGCTTCGACGAAGATCCCCCATATGTTAAAACAAGCGATCCTATCGATAGGAGAACAGATGAACTATACGAAATAGTGCCAACGGATCCTATGAAACCATTCGATGTAAGAGAAGTTATTACGAGAATTCTAGATGATGGCGACTTCTTAGAGGTTCATAGAGACTATGCTCGCTCAGCTGTCGTGGGGTTTGGGAGAATAGGTGGGTTCACTGTGGGGATAGTTGCTAATCAACCAATGGTTAATGCTGGGGTTATAGATATAGATGCCTCTAATAAAATTGCTAGATTTGTAAGGTTCTGCGACTCATTCAATATCCCAATAATAACATTTGTTGACACTCCAGGATTCATGCCTGGAATAGACCAGGAACATGGAGGGATAATAAAGCATGGAGCCAAGATCCTATATGCATATTCAGAAGCAACAGTCCCCATTATCACAGTAATAATGAGAAAAGCATATGGAGGTGCATACATAGCTATGGGCAGTAAGTCTCTTGGCGCAGACATAGTATATGCTTGGCCAACAGCAGAGATAGCTGTTATGGGTCCAGAGGGAGCTGTACGAATACTTTATAGGAAAGAAGCCGCTAAACAACCTAATCCCAAAGAATATCTAGAAGAAAAACTTGTTGAATATAGAAAAATATTTGCTAATCCATATAGAGCAGCTGAGCTAGGATATGTTGATGACATTATTGATCCGGCACTAACACGGTTAAAAATCTATAAAGCACTAGAAGTATTGAAGACCAAGAAGGAGGAAATGCTTCATATAGTGCCTAGGAAGCATGGAAACATACCGTTATAA
- a CDS encoding thiolase domain-containing protein, producing MDKVYVVGVGMTKIGRFYDRSGRELFVEALLKAIDDAGGLKPKALVVGNMTSSVLMEQDSLAALLADHSGLRGVPAFKVEAACGSGGAAFYAGYSLVKSGLADVVAVGGLEKLTENLTSVVTKALAQAADAEHELFYGVSFTGLNAMVARLYMNKFNYTREDFAYWALRMHEYASYNPYAQLPRKTTLETILKSPVVADPLHLFDCSPIGDGAAVTILVRGEEKAKEIAKTMGRDVLVEVKGAALATDSVDLGSRNNLLALESTIKASREAYKMAGIKAKDIDYVEVHDAFHITGYLALEDMGFAPKGEAPKLWREGRFGKGDKPEVNFSGGLKARGHPVGATGVYQIVESTMQLRGDFPGYKASDPEIAATQNIGGVGTYTTVTVLKRT from the coding sequence TTGGATAAGGTCTATGTTGTAGGCGTGGGTATGACTAAGATTGGCAGATTCTATGATCGTAGCGGTAGAGAATTATTTGTTGAAGCATTATTGAAAGCAATTGATGACGCCGGCGGATTAAAGCCGAAAGCGCTCGTAGTTGGGAATATGACTTCTAGTGTTTTAATGGAGCAGGATAGCCTCGCCGCCTTGCTAGCTGATCACAGTGGTCTTAGAGGAGTTCCAGCTTTTAAAGTCGAGGCAGCATGTGGTAGCGGGGGTGCTGCATTCTATGCTGGTTATAGCCTGGTTAAATCAGGCTTAGCTGATGTTGTAGCAGTGGGTGGTTTGGAGAAGTTAACAGAAAACTTGACTTCAGTGGTTACTAAAGCATTAGCTCAAGCAGCTGATGCAGAGCATGAATTGTTTTATGGCGTAAGCTTTACAGGGTTAAACGCTATGGTTGCCCGTCTCTACATGAACAAGTTTAATTATACCCGCGAAGATTTTGCCTATTGGGCTTTGCGAATGCACGAGTATGCCTCGTATAACCCCTATGCCCAACTACCTAGAAAGACTACTTTAGAGACTATTCTCAAAAGCCCCGTAGTTGCTGATCCCCTGCATTTATTTGATTGCTCACCTATAGGTGATGGTGCCGCAGTAACTATTCTTGTTAGGGGAGAAGAGAAAGCTAAAGAAATAGCTAAAACTATGGGGAGAGATGTCTTAGTAGAGGTTAAAGGAGCAGCATTGGCTACCGACTCTGTCGATCTCGGCTCTAGAAATAACTTGTTAGCATTAGAATCAACAATCAAAGCTAGTAGAGAAGCATATAAAATGGCTGGTATTAAGGCGAAAGACATAGATTATGTAGAAGTACATGATGCTTTCCACATAACAGGCTATCTCGCATTAGAAGACATGGGATTTGCTCCAAAGGGTGAAGCCCCCAAACTATGGAGAGAGGGAAGATTCGGTAAAGGCGATAAGCCAGAGGTAAACTTTAGCGGTGGACTAAAAGCTCGAGGACACCCGGTAGGAGCTACAGGTGTTTATCAAATAGTTGAATCTACTATGCAGCTGCGAGGAGACTTTCCAGGCTATAAAGCAAGCGATCCAGAAATAGCTGCTACCCAAAATATTGGCGGGGTTGGAACATATACTACCGTCACCGTATTAAAGAGAACATAA
- a CDS encoding transglutaminase-like domain-containing protein → MFNNYGFSINRRLDLENYVVGVKIYGNVTNLGRKSIHLNETDLFVFDYPLDLSDQRVVGVKAYVENSTSSYRIIGSGDTASLIIETPLANSTLKPDDTIFVGVEYNVSINRKDRALTIADFNTYNTSTLMEKAGTWDDIPQELFMNNTEPTELWNYTNPLIQLLLKYLSQTINKDKPLSLVLDVLGWFDKNIVYSTRIPPRHPWEVLVEGAGDCDDQSNLLITVLRAFKIPSYLEIGFIYISKNYYYKGTEANGYFIYVFKGGGGHGWVATYIPPWGWLRIDLTASLGKGLDHIRNAAFYILPTIVIERIRKGDYAVQSAKSTQEIEEKHLLTYVVLEMIDYEFVNNNS, encoded by the coding sequence ATGTTTAATAACTATGGTTTTTCAATTAATAGAAGACTCGACTTAGAGAATTATGTTGTTGGGGTTAAAATATATGGTAATGTAACAAATTTGGGAAGAAAATCTATTCATCTAAATGAAACGGATCTTTTCGTTTTTGATTATCCATTGGATCTTTCTGATCAACGAGTGGTTGGTGTGAAGGCATATGTTGAGAATAGTACTAGTAGTTACCGCATCATTGGATCAGGAGATACTGCATCCTTAATCATTGAAACTCCTCTGGCTAATTCAACGCTTAAACCCGATGATACGATTTTTGTAGGGGTAGAATATAATGTTTCAATTAATCGTAAGGATCGTGCATTAACGATAGCTGATTTCAACACATACAATACGAGTACTCTTATGGAAAAGGCTGGTACGTGGGATGATATTCCTCAAGAATTATTTATGAACAATACGGAGCCGACAGAGTTGTGGAATTATACTAATCCATTGATACAGTTACTACTAAAATACCTTAGTCAAACCATTAATAAGGATAAGCCTTTGTCTCTAGTTCTAGATGTATTGGGCTGGTTCGATAAAAACATTGTTTACTCCACTAGAATACCGCCTAGACATCCCTGGGAGGTTCTCGTTGAAGGAGCTGGAGATTGTGATGATCAATCTAATTTGTTGATCACTGTTCTTCGTGCTTTTAAAATTCCTAGCTATCTTGAAATCGGATTTATATATATATCAAAGAATTATTACTATAAGGGAACTGAAGCCAACGGGTATTTCATCTATGTATTTAAGGGTGGAGGGGGACATGGATGGGTTGCAACTTATATTCCTCCCTGGGGATGGTTAAGAATCGATTTAACAGCTAGCTTAGGTAAAGGATTAGATCATATAAGAAACGCTGCATTCTATATTCTTCCAACAATAGTTATAGAGAGAATTAGGAAAGGAGACTATGCTGTTCAATCCGCTAAATCTACGCAGGAAATAGAGGAGAAGCATTTACTAACATATGTGGTCTTAGAAATGATTGATTATGAATTCGTTAATAACAATTCATAA